Part of the Eshraghiella crossota genome is shown below.
AATTTAATTCATTATGTGCGTGGACAGCAGATTATGATAGATAGTGATTTGGCAATGCTTTATAATGTCGAAACAAAAAGGTTGAATGAAAGTGTAAAAAGAAATGCTAAACGTTTCCCAGAAAGTTTTTGTTTCCAACTGACAGAAGATGAATACGATGATTTGAGGTCGCAAATTGCGACCTCAAACAAAGAATCAGGGAATACATCATCCCAAGGTGGACGGCGATATTTACCATATGCATTTACGGAACAGGGAATAGCAATGTTGTCAGCAGTTTTAAGAAGTGACGAAGCTATTCAGGTAAGTGTAAATATTATGAACACTTTTGTGAAAATGCGACGCTTTCTGGCTGAAAATGCTTTGATGTTTGATAAGCTGAATAGCTTGGAATTAAAGCAATTAGAGTATCAGAAGGAGTCTAACGAAAAATTTGATCAGATTTTTTCATACATTTCTGAGCATGAAGAAGTGGGGCAGAAAATATTCTTTGATGGTCAGATATATGATGCTTTCAGTCTTTTGATAAGCCTTGCGGAAAAAGCAGAAAAATCAATAGTATTAATTGATAATTATGTTGATGTGGGAACTTTGAATATTCTTGCAAAAAAGAAAGATGGTGTTGATGTAACAATTTATACAGTTCGTCGAACTCGTCTGGCAGGTCAGGACATTGCTAATTTTAACAGTCAGTATCCAACTTTGACCGTAAAGTATACTGGAGTCTTTCATGACAGATTTTTGATAGTTGACGAGACAACAGCATATCACATTGGTGCGTCTCTGAAAGATGCAGGAAAAAAGTGTTTTGGAATAACAAGAATAGAAGATATTGGAATTGTATCAGATGTACTTCAGCGTTTGGAAATTGAAACAGAAGAAGCAGAAAACTAAATATAATAATTATGATAGCCATTATGGAAATGGAAATTTCCGTAATGGCTATTTTTATGTCCACAAGGAACAGTAGCAAGCTGCTGTCTGAAGTTGTTGCGGAAATTGAAAGTGACAAAGAAAAATTTATCGGACAGGATATAGAAGCATTTTTTAATAGAATGCGATATGAACTTATTGATAAAGAAATTGGTGAATTTTCAAAAAAATGGTGTCTGCCTTTTGAAGATGTTAAATATGAAGTATATAACTTTAAAGACGGGAATCTTGCCAATGAGAACAGCCTAAAGAGCAAGATAGACTATGACAGATACAAGGAGATGGTTGAAAAACCTGTGCCTAAGTTTACACTTAGGAGAGAAATGGTTGAGGATTTTAAAAATAATCTTATGGGAGAGGTTTCCTCTTTATTATAACTATAACTGACAAAACAGCACCCGGGTTCACAAGGTGCTGTTTTCGACGTATATGTATATTAATTCAGGTTAGCTAGTGAACGCATAATTATGTCAATGTCCTTACTTTCAAGTTCGTGAATTATGTGAAGATAGGTTTTTTGCGTGGTTGTCATACTGGCATGACCTAATCTTCTGGCAACACTTGCAATTGATACGCCTGCAAACAGTAGTAGCGATGCATGTGTATGCCTTAGTCCGTGAATGGAAATTATGGGTATGCCTGCATTTTTACAATGCCTTTCTAATATTCCATTTAGTGTTGAATTATATACAATGCTTCTTTTTATAAAAATCGGTTCATCATTTGGCAGACTTTTAGTTAATTCAGCAAATTGCATTACTGTCTGCCAGTCTAATTGTATTTTTCGTACTGAAGATTGATTCTTTGTGGGTAGGAAACCACCTTTCCCTTTATAATCCCATGTTTTAGATATGGATAAGGTCTGATGGGAAAAATCAAAATCTTTTGGTGTGAGAGCCAGAGCCTCCGAAAATCTCATTCCGGTTTTTGAAACCAACAGGATAAACCAGTCCCAAGATACTTTAGGACCAAGGTGTAAATCTTCAATCAGTTTATGTAACTCAAATTGGTTAAGAAATTTTGGCTTTTTTTCTCTTGGTTTTTTTCCTTTTATGATAGCTTTTCTTGTAGGATCTCTTGATATAAGACCCTCATCAACGGCATCAAGTATTGCGCATTTTACATGATGGTGGAAATCAAGTGTGGTCTGATGTTCATGTTTTTCGGCATACTCATTCAGCAACTTCTGGTACGAAATTCTGTCAAGGTCTCTGATTTTTAACTCAGGGACAAGTTTTACCAGCCATTGATATGCCATCTTGTATTTGCTCATTGTTACAGGCCTTATTGCACCTTCCTTATAAACAGAAATCCACTGCTTATAATATTCGCAAAATAGTATTGTGCTGTTATCTTTTAAAGTATTCATCTGTAAAATCTCCTTTTTTGTTACACGTCGAAAACAGTAAATAAATCATAATATTAAAACGCCGATAATCAACCTGCTTTCCACCCTTGAATTTATGCAACCTCTGTGGTAATATTCCTTTGATAAAAAGGCAGGAGGCGTATTTAATGGATTCAAATAAAGATATTTTAAACACTATCAGTGACAGTAACAGACGTTTTGCAAAGAAGAAAAGAGAGGAAGATCTTCTTGGAGTGCCTGAAAAAGTAGCAACAGAGCTTGAGAAAGCAATGGAACAGGAAGATAATGGATATTTTGATAAGGCAAAAGATATATGTGTACAGATTCTTGCAACAGAAGAAGGCAGGAATGTTGAAAAAGTTATACTTACATTGGCAAGAATATATCCAAAAGTTATTGAAACCGATATTTATGACTGTAATAAAAGATACCAGACGGATGTGGAGGATTATTTTAAATTCCTTGACAGCATTACAATGAATGACCTTATGCAGGAATATGTTGTAGAAACATTGGCTAAGTTTTGTGAGTTAATGGAAAATGAATGGTACAGACCTCTTTTCAGGGAATTTGTCGCAACTGTTGAAAAGAAAGGCTATCTCACAAAAGAAGAGTACAGAAAAACCCTTGACTCAGCATACGCATCTGCCGAATCGGTTGTGTATTTTGATGACAATAAAGTAAGCATAATTATGAAGAATGTCCTTAAATCAGGCTATGAAAGAGCCTATGTTTTGGCCGGAGTTGAGGAAACGGACAAAAGACAGAAGATGGAAATGGACATATATACCAATATATATTATCTTTGCTGTTATTATGACAACAATACGGATGAAGTCGAATACATTATGTCAGCATATCCTCACAGCTATGAGACTATAGAAAAAGATGTTGAAGAAATTAAGTCTGATAAACAGGCTAAAATATCAAAAACATTGGATAAACTTGCTCCTTTTGCCGCAAAAAATATAGACAGGGAAGCTCTTAAAACAGCTCTTGACAAAGCATATCAGTATGTTTTGAACAGCCACAAGCAGCCGGAATTAATCCATAGCGGAAAACAGCCTTACTATAGAAAAAATACTAAAATAGGACGCAATGACTTATGTCCATGTGGCTCCGGACGTAAATATAAACAGTGTTGCGGAAGAGATGTAAAATGAAATACTTAAGACAGTTTTTAATAATAATAATGATTTCACTTATCGGGGAAGTAATGCATTATTTTATTCCGTTGCCGGTACCGGCAAGTATTTACGGAATGGCAATTCTTTTTGTGGGTCTTATGACAAAAATTATCCCTCTTGATTACGTTAAAGACGCAGGAAAATTAATGATAGAAATCATGCCTGTGATGTTTATACCGGCAGGAGTGGGGCTTATGGCTAGTTTTGGCGTATTAAAGCCCATGATTATTCCGTTTTGCGTGGTTCTTATTGTAACTGTTGTTACGGTTATAATAATAACAGGCCACGTTTCACAGTTTATTATTAAATCAGGAAAGAAGAAAAATAAAGAAAATGAATGAGTTTTTTCAAATATCGGCATTTGCGGGAGTTACACTGAGCCTTGTGGCATATATGATAGGCGTGTTTCTTAAGAAAAAAACCAAGCTTGCCATATTTAATCCACTTATGATTTCTATTGTGGTTACAATAATTGTCCTCATTGTGTCAAAAACCGATTATGAAGTATATAACGAAGGCGCAAAATATTTAAGCTGGCTTCTTACACCGGCAACGGTATGCCTTGCAATCCCTCTTTATGAACAGATTGATTTATTGAAAAAAAATTACAAAGCTGTATTTGCCGGAATTCTTTCAGGTGTTTTGACAAGCCTTCTTACGGTTTTTGTGCTGGCAAAATTAATGAAATTAAACCATACCGAATACATAACGCTTCTGCCTAAATCAATAACAACGGCAATCGGAATGGGCATATCCGAGGAACTTGGCGGATATGTTACCATAACAGTGGCAATAATTGTACTTACAGGAGTTGTGGGTAATATTTTCGGAGAAATTATATGTAAAATATTCCATATTACCGAACCGATATCAAAAGGTCTTGCACTTGGAACCTCATCACATGCGATAGGAACGGCTAAAGCAATGGAAATGGGAGAAGTGGAAGGAGCAATGAGCAGTCTTTCCATTGCTGTGTCAGGAATTCTGACCGTAATATTTGCATCCGTTTTTTCTCATTTTATTTAATATTATGATAAAAGTATATGGTGAAAAGTCTTGATTTTAAATGATATTTATGTATAATGAATACGAACAATTAATTTAGAAAAGGAGTCAGAGACAAGATGGCAACAATTGATTTAACTAAATATGGCATCACAGGTGCTACTGAAATTGTACACAATCCTTCTTACGAATTATTATTTGAAGAAGAGACTAAGGCAGGCCTTGAAGGTTACGATAAGGGACAGGTTAGTGAACTTGGCGCTGTAAACGTAATGACAGGTGTTTATACAGGACGTTCTCCTAAAGACAAGTACATTGTTATGGATGAGAATTCTAAGAACACAGTATGGTGGACTTCAGATGAATACAAGAATGATAATCATCCACTTTCAGAAGAGAACTGGAAGATTTTAAAGGAAATTGCTAAGAAAGAGCTTTCTAACAAGAAACTTTATGTAGTAGACGCATTCTGCGGTGCTAATAAAGATACACGTATGGCAATTCGTTTTATCGTAGAAGTAGCTTGGCAGGCACACTTTGTTACAAATATGTTCATCAAACCAACAGATGAAGAATTAGCAAATTTTGAACCTGACTTTATTGTATACAACGCTTCTAAGGCAAAAGTTGAGAACTATAAAGAACTTGGCTTAAATTCTGAAACAGCAGTTGCATTTAACATTACAAGCCGTGAACAGGTTATCATCAATACATGGTACGGCGGAGAAATGAAGAAGGGTATGTTCTCTATGATGAACTACTACTTACCTCTTAAGGGTATTGCATCAATGCACTGCTCAGCTAACACAGATAAAGAAGGCAAGAATACAGCAATCTTCTTCGGTTTATCAGGAACAGGTAAGACAACACTTTCAACAGACCCTAACCGTCTCTTAATCGGTGATGATGAACACGGATGGGATGATAACGGCGTATTCAACTTTGAAGGTGGATGCTATGCTAAGGTTATCGACCTTGATAAGGATTCAGAGCCGGATATCTACAATGCAATCAGACGTAATGCTCTCCTTGAGAACGTATCACTTGATGCTAACGGAAAGATTGATTTCACAGATAAGAGTGTAACAGAGAATACAAGAGTATCTTACCCAATTAACCATATCGAAAATATCGTTCGTCCAATTTCTTCAGCTCCAGCAGCTAAGAACGTTATTTTCCTTTCAGCAGATGCTTTCGGAGTTCTTCCTCCTGTATCTATTCTTACACCAGAGCAGACACAGTACTACTTCCTTTCAGGATTTACTGCTAAGCTTGCAGGTACAGAACGTGGAATTACAGAACCAACACCTACATTCTCAGCATGTTTCGGACAGGCATTCCTTGAGTTACATCCAACTAAGTATGCTGAAGAACTTGTTAAGAAGATGAAACAGAGCGGTGCTAAGGCATATCTTGTTAATACAGGTTGGAACGGAACAGGTAAGAGAATTTCTATTAAGGATACAAGAGGAATTATCAATGCTATCTTAAGTGGTGCTATCAACAACGTTCCTACTAAGACAATTCCTCATTTCAATTTTGAAGTTCCTACAGAACTTCCGGGAGTTGACACAGGAATTCTTGATCCACGTGACACATACGCAGATGCTTCTGAATGGGAAGTTAAGGCAAAAGATCTTGCAGGAAGATTTGTTAAGAACTTTGCTAAGTATGAAGGAAATGATGCAGGTAAAGCACTCGTTGCAGCAGGTCCAGAAGCTTAATATTTAAGAATATTATACAAATAATTAAAACGACTATGAATTGTTATGATTCATAGTCGTTTTTGACATATAAAATATTTTATTAAAAATCTGCCTGTACCGGAGTTGTACTTTGTGTTATCGGTAAAATAACACAATTCATCTCATTAATCAGCGTATCAAGAATGCGGGGAAGCGCTTCAACGGTAGCTTCATGACCGCTGCCATCGTGCATAAGTACAACACTTACGTCTTTATTTCTGACCCCGTTTATTACGTTATTATATACCTGTTCACTTGTAATTGACCCATTCCCATCACCGGATGATACATTCCAGTCATAATAAATGAGCCCTTTTGATTTTACATAGGGAATATATTCTGTTTTCATCCTTTCATCGGCAAAACTTGTGGATGAGCCTCCCGGAAATCTTGATACATAAGGCTTAAAGCCTGTTAATTCATATACATAATTATATACGCTGTCAATATCTTCTTTAAAAGCATCAAGGGACTGATATATATTCGCTCTTGAGTGGGTATAGGAATGTATTCCAAGTGTATGGTCTTTTGCAAGAATGGCATTATATTGTTCCTTGGCAAAATCCTTACTAGGGGAATATTCAGCAACAACAAAGAAAGTTGCCTTAACACCATATTTATCAAGTGTATCAAGTACGGCAGGAGTAAGAGTACCCGAGCCGTCATCAAAAGTCAGATATACTATCTTTTGTCCATTCTCCTTTGCATTAATGGCAATCTGATTGTACTTGTTATCTCGAAGCATATCAGGATTTTCGGTGGTTTCTTCCTCCGCTGTGGTTGGAGTTTCAGTAGTAGTCTCTTTTTCATTATCTGTTGTTTTTTCTGTATCCGATGTGGTTTCAGCATCAGACGTAGTTGAAGCATCAGCTGTAGTTTTGACTGTAGGACCGGTATCAGCTTTTTTTTCACTGCCTGATTTGTCCGGTTTCTTAAGCACAAGCAAGGTTATCAGCACAAGTGCTGTCATAAGAGAAACTACTAAAAATATTATGGTAATTTTTTCTTTTTTCTTCATATTTCATATTATAAAACGCAGGTATATACATGTCAAACAGCCAAAAGTTACATATACCGGGATTAATGAAAAAAATGAAAATATGCAAAAAACTATTTATAAATATATTGACAGAAAAATAACAATGTGGTATAGTTCTACTTGCGTTGTGAGTGACGCAAGTAATAATGCGCGAGTGGCTCAGTGGTGGAGCGTCTCCTTGCCAAGGAGAAGGTCGCGGGTTCGATCCCCGTCTCGCGCTTATTTTTTTTGCAAAAATATAGGTCCTGTTTGCAATTTGCATTGTATGTCATTTTGTGGGCAGGACCTATGTTTTTGCAAAGAGAGGTGCAAGCACCTCTCAAACCTCTTATGAAATAAGAGGTTCGGATCTCAGGCTCCTAAAGTCGCCTTCGGTCGGTTCGACGGGAAAAAGGTCCACCGGACCTTTTTCTTATACCGCCTCACCCCGTCTCGCGCTTCTTTTTTTTGCAAAAATATAGGTCCTGTTTGCAATTTGCATTGTATGTCATTTTGTGAGCAGGACCTATGTTTTTGCAAAGAGAGGTGCAAGCACCTCTCAAACCTCTTATTTCATAAGAGGTTCGGATCTCAGGCTCCTAAAGTCGCCTTCGGTCGGTTCGACGGGAAAAAGGTCCACCGGACCTTTTTCTTATACCGTCTCACCCCGTCTCGCGCTTATTTTTATGCACTAAAACAGGGACTTTCCGCTATTTAAAAGTGGGTCACTGTGGGTCACTGGATATAATTCCTTGTGGTCTGAGGCATGGTGTATCAGTAGGTGGTACATTGTGCCTCAGACTATTTTTTGTACAAATGGATGTGCAGGTGATGACGTGGCTGCAAAAGAAAGCCACCACACCTCCGCCATCCGGAAATCTCTACCCAAAAGGCGGAAAACCCGGGAAAAAGGTAGAGAATTCTGTAGCTGTCATCCGTGAATCTCTACCCAAACGGCGAAAATCTGCCGAAAAGGTAGAGAATCCTGTAGCTGTCATCCGTGAATCTCTACCCAAAAGGTGGAAATCCCGGAAAAAGGTAGAGATTCCCAGAGCCGCCGATCGTAAAATCTCTACCCAAAAGGCGGGAAACCCAGGAAAAAGGTAGAGATTCCCAGAGCCGCCGATTGGAAATCTCTACCCAAAATGCGGAAAACCCGGGAAAAAGGTAGAGATTCTTGGTGCCGCCGTTTGGAAATCTCTACCCAAAAGGCGGGAAACCCGGGAAAAAGGTAGAGATTCCCAGAGCCGCCGATTGGAAATCTCTACCCAAAATGCGGAAAACCCGGGAAAAAGGTAGAGATTCCTGTAGCCGCCAGTTGTAAATCTCTACCCAAAAGGCGAAAATCTGTCGAAAAGGTAGAGATTCCCGCAGCCGCCGTCCGGAAATCTCTACCCAAACAGCGAAAATCAGCCGAAAAGGTAGAGAATCCCAGCTCCGCCATTCGTAAATCTCTACCCAAACAGTGGAAAATTCCACCTGCCCAAACATAAAAAACTACACTAACTAACATACCCCGCTAAATATTAATTGACATTAATTTTCAGAAGTATAAAATAGAAAGAGTAAGGATTATGATTATGAAACGGAATGTTAGTGGAAGCGGCGGCACTTGCCCCATCAGCGAAGAACCGCCGGCCATTGAAATACATTGTATATACCGGCAAGAAAAGACAGGTTGCGAGGTCAGTGAAGCAGGAAGCCCATTGGCTTTAGACAATGGGTAGTTCACTACAGGTCGAGAATTTAAGTATCGTGGAGGTTAATATATGA
Proteins encoded:
- a CDS encoding SEC-C metal-binding domain-containing protein — its product is MDSNKDILNTISDSNRRFAKKKREEDLLGVPEKVATELEKAMEQEDNGYFDKAKDICVQILATEEGRNVEKVILTLARIYPKVIETDIYDCNKRYQTDVEDYFKFLDSITMNDLMQEYVVETLAKFCELMENEWYRPLFREFVATVEKKGYLTKEEYRKTLDSAYASAESVVYFDDNKVSIIMKNVLKSGYERAYVLAGVEETDKRQKMEMDIYTNIYYLCCYYDNNTDEVEYIMSAYPHSYETIEKDVEEIKSDKQAKISKTLDKLAPFAAKNIDREALKTALDKAYQYVLNSHKQPELIHSGKQPYYRKNTKIGRNDLCPCGSGRKYKQCCGRDVK
- a CDS encoding LrgB family protein is translated as MNEFFQISAFAGVTLSLVAYMIGVFLKKKTKLAIFNPLMISIVVTIIVLIVSKTDYEVYNEGAKYLSWLLTPATVCLAIPLYEQIDLLKKNYKAVFAGILSGVLTSLLTVFVLAKLMKLNHTEYITLLPKSITTAIGMGISEELGGYVTITVAIIVLTGVVGNIFGEIICKIFHITEPISKGLALGTSSHAIGTAKAMEMGEVEGAMSSLSIAVSGILTVIFASVFSHFI
- a CDS encoding CidA/LrgA family protein, translating into MKYLRQFLIIIMISLIGEVMHYFIPLPVPASIYGMAILFVGLMTKIIPLDYVKDAGKLMIEIMPVMFIPAGVGLMASFGVLKPMIIPFCVVLIVTVVTVIIITGHVSQFIIKSGKKKNKENE
- a CDS encoding ORF6N domain-containing protein, with amino-acid sequence MSDNTNIPVIVENTDDRIENLIHYVRGQQIMIDSDLAMLYNVETKRLNESVKRNAKRFPESFCFQLTEDEYDDLRSQIATSNKESGNTSSQGGRRYLPYAFTEQGIAMLSAVLRSDEAIQVSVNIMNTFVKMRRFLAENALMFDKLNSLELKQLEYQKESNEKFDQIFSYISEHEEVGQKIFFDGQIYDAFSLLISLAEKAEKSIVLIDNYVDVGTLNILAKKKDGVDVTIYTVRRTRLAGQDIANFNSQYPTLTVKYTGVFHDRFLIVDETTAYHIGASLKDAGKKCFGITRIEDIGIVSDVLQRLEIETEEAEN
- a CDS encoding polysaccharide deacetylase family protein, whose amino-acid sequence is MKKKEKITIIFLVVSLMTALVLITLLVLKKPDKSGSEKKADTGPTVKTTADASTTSDAETTSDTEKTTDNEKETTTETPTTAEEETTENPDMLRDNKYNQIAINAKENGQKIVYLTFDDGSGTLTPAVLDTLDKYGVKATFFVVAEYSPSKDFAKEQYNAILAKDHTLGIHSYTHSRANIYQSLDAFKEDIDSVYNYVYELTGFKPYVSRFPGGSSTSFADERMKTEYIPYVKSKGLIYYDWNVSSGDGNGSITSEQVYNNVINGVRNKDVSVVLMHDGSGHEATVEALPRILDTLINEMNCVILPITQSTTPVQADF
- the pckA gene encoding phosphoenolpyruvate carboxykinase (ATP); translation: MATIDLTKYGITGATEIVHNPSYELLFEEETKAGLEGYDKGQVSELGAVNVMTGVYTGRSPKDKYIVMDENSKNTVWWTSDEYKNDNHPLSEENWKILKEIAKKELSNKKLYVVDAFCGANKDTRMAIRFIVEVAWQAHFVTNMFIKPTDEELANFEPDFIVYNASKAKVENYKELGLNSETAVAFNITSREQVIINTWYGGEMKKGMFSMMNYYLPLKGIASMHCSANTDKEGKNTAIFFGLSGTGKTTLSTDPNRLLIGDDEHGWDDNGVFNFEGGCYAKVIDLDKDSEPDIYNAIRRNALLENVSLDANGKIDFTDKSVTENTRVSYPINHIENIVRPISSAPAAKNVIFLSADAFGVLPPVSILTPEQTQYYFLSGFTAKLAGTERGITEPTPTFSACFGQAFLELHPTKYAEELVKKMKQSGAKAYLVNTGWNGTGKRISIKDTRGIINAILSGAINNVPTKTIPHFNFEVPTELPGVDTGILDPRDTYADASEWEVKAKDLAGRFVKNFAKYEGNDAGKALVAAGPEA
- a CDS encoding site-specific integrase, which encodes MNTLKDNSTILFCEYYKQWISVYKEGAIRPVTMSKYKMAYQWLVKLVPELKIRDLDRISYQKLLNEYAEKHEHQTTLDFHHHVKCAILDAVDEGLISRDPTRKAIIKGKKPREKKPKFLNQFELHKLIEDLHLGPKVSWDWFILLVSKTGMRFSEALALTPKDFDFSHQTLSISKTWDYKGKGGFLPTKNQSSVRKIQLDWQTVMQFAELTKSLPNDEPIFIKRSIVYNSTLNGILERHCKNAGIPIISIHGLRHTHASLLLFAGVSIASVARRLGHASMTTTQKTYLHIIHELESKDIDIIMRSLANLN
- a CDS encoding nitroreductase family protein, whose product is MLVEAAALAPSAKNRRPLKYIVYTGKKRQVARSVKQEAHWL